From the genome of Oscillospiraceae bacterium, one region includes:
- a CDS encoding fumarate hydratase yields MREIDVSQLTDVIERLCIDANCHLPSDVKCAIKNCRACEDGKIAQGVLDNIIENYEIADNECVPICQDTGMACVFLEIGQDVHLVGGNLTDAVNEGVRRGYDKGYLRKSVVKDPVRRGNTGDNTPAMIYTEIVPGENVKITVGPKGFGSENMSQIRMFKPSAGLQGIKDFIIEAVETAGPNPCPPMVVGVGIGGTFDKAALLAKKALMRPLDSSNEDPFYADLEKEMLEKINELGIGPQGFGGKTTAIGLNIETMPTHIAGMPCAININCHVTRHKTEVI; encoded by the coding sequence ATGCGTGAAATTGATGTAAGTCAGCTTACTGATGTTATCGAGAGACTTTGCATAGATGCAAACTGTCATCTGCCCTCCGACGTCAAGTGCGCAATTAAAAATTGCCGTGCCTGCGAGGACGGAAAAATCGCTCAGGGTGTACTTGATAACATCATAGAAAATTACGAAATTGCAGATAATGAATGTGTTCCCATCTGTCAGGATACAGGAATGGCTTGCGTTTTCCTTGAGATAGGACAGGACGTTCATCTCGTAGGCGGCAACCTTACCGATGCTGTAAACGAAGGTGTACGCAGAGGCTATGACAAGGGCTATTTGAGAAAGTCCGTAGTTAAAGACCCTGTACGCAGAGGAAACACAGGGGACAATACTCCTGCTATGATTTATACTGAGATTGTACCCGGCGAAAACGTTAAAATCACCGTAGGTCCCAAAGGCTTCGGAAGTGAAAATATGAGCCAAATCCGTATGTTCAAGCCTTCAGCAGGACTTCAGGGCATTAAAGACTTTATTATAGAGGCTGTTGAAACAGCTGGTCCTAACCCCTGTCCTCCCATGGTTGTAGGCGTGGGCATAGGCGGTACCTTTGACAAAGCCGCGCTTCTTGCTAAAAAAGCGCTTATGCGTCCCTTGGATTCTTCAAATGAAGATCCCTTCTATGCGGATTTGGAAAAGGAAATGCTTGAAAAAATAAACGAGCTTGGCATAGGTCCTCAAGGCTTCGGCGGAAAAACTACCGCTATAGGCTTAAATATTGAAACTATGCCTACACATATTGCGGGAATGCCGTGCGCAATTAACATTAACTGCCATGTAACCCGTCATAAGACAGAGGTGATTTAA
- a CDS encoding Fe-S-containing hydro-lyase, with the protein MAKKINLPLTEELARTLHAGDELLLTGTIYTSRDAGHKRMCEALARGEELPFDPKDATIYYVGPTPAKPGTVIGSAGPTTSGRMDAYAPTMMSVGARGMIGKGARLPEVVEAMKKYSGVYFGAIGGAGALLAKCIKKAELIAFEDLGAEALRKLYVEDLPVVVIIDSEGNNLYESGRKAYLEQHK; encoded by the coding sequence ATGGCAAAAAAGATTAATTTACCTCTTACTGAGGAGTTGGCAAGAACCCTACACGCAGGAGATGAATTGTTGCTTACAGGAACCATTTATACCTCCCGTGACGCAGGACATAAAAGAATGTGCGAGGCTCTCGCCAGAGGAGAAGAGCTTCCCTTTGACCCTAAGGATGCTACCATTTATTATGTAGGTCCTACCCCTGCAAAGCCCGGAACAGTTATCGGCTCAGCAGGTCCTACCACCAGCGGACGTATGGATGCATACGCTCCTACTATGATGTCGGTAGGTGCAAGAGGAATGATAGGCAAGGGCGCCCGTCTTCCTGAGGTTGTTGAGGCTATGAAAAAATACAGCGGTGTATACTTCGGCGCTATAGGCGGCGCAGGCGCATTGCTTGCAAAGTGTATAAAGAAGGCAGAGCTTATTGCTTTTGAGGATTTGGGAGCAGAGGCTTTGAGAAAGCTGTATGTTGAAGACCTTCCCGTTGTTGTTATTATTGACAGCGAGGGCAACAATCTTTACGAAAGCGGCAGAAAAGCATATTTAGAACAACATAAGTAA